A single region of the Thermococcus zilligii AN1 genome encodes:
- a CDS encoding acetate--CoA ligase family protein encodes MTDRIVEEMRPFFDPKAVAIVGATDKKGKVGNVIFENFKRNKENGVFKGNIYPVNPKLEEIDGYKVYKSVEELPDDTDLAVISIPAPSVPETMREIAKKGIKSVVIITGGFGELGEEGKKLEREIYEIAKANGIDWAAGAGIGIGKMVSYGNKLDVDDADLMEYFLHDDGINVVTFYIEGVKDGRKFIESAKKITKVKPVIALKSGRTEYGAKAASSHTGSLAGADTIYDAVFKQTGIIRAEDFEHMFDLAKAFAALKGKLPKGDRIGIITDGGGAGVMASDAVAKFGLRMANLSEETIKFLKENFPPHAVAGNPTDVVGDTDAERYRIAIEAFTKDPNVDAIVIIVLFQVPLLEEEKIIDILAEYQKKSDKPIVAVAMGGRKTDRYARMLEERGVPVYPTPERGVRAMAGLVRYAQYLKKGGGL; translated from the coding sequence AAGAGGAACAAAGAGAACGGCGTGTTTAAGGGCAACATCTATCCCGTGAACCCCAAGCTTGAGGAGATTGACGGCTACAAGGTCTACAAGAGCGTTGAAGAGCTCCCGGATGACACCGACCTGGCGGTCATCTCGATACCTGCACCATCCGTGCCCGAAACGATGAGGGAAATCGCCAAAAAGGGCATAAAGTCGGTCGTCATAATCACGGGCGGCTTCGGAGAGCTCGGCGAGGAAGGAAAGAAGCTCGAGCGCGAAATCTACGAGATAGCCAAAGCCAACGGGATCGACTGGGCGGCTGGGGCTGGGATAGGAATTGGAAAGATGGTCAGCTACGGCAACAAGCTCGACGTTGACGACGCCGACCTGATGGAATACTTCCTCCACGATGACGGGATAAACGTCGTCACCTTCTACATCGAGGGCGTTAAGGACGGAAGGAAGTTCATAGAAAGTGCAAAGAAGATAACGAAGGTCAAGCCGGTCATCGCTCTGAAGAGCGGGAGAACCGAGTATGGAGCAAAGGCGGCTTCTTCCCACACCGGTTCTCTCGCCGGGGCGGACACGATTTACGATGCCGTCTTCAAGCAGACGGGCATAATCAGGGCAGAAGACTTCGAGCACATGTTTGACCTGGCGAAGGCCTTTGCGGCGCTTAAGGGCAAGCTCCCGAAGGGCGACAGGATAGGCATAATCACCGACGGCGGTGGAGCTGGGGTCATGGCAAGCGATGCAGTGGCCAAATTCGGCCTCAGGATGGCAAACCTGAGCGAGGAGACGATAAAGTTCCTCAAGGAGAACTTCCCGCCGCACGCTGTCGCTGGCAATCCGACCGACGTTGTCGGTGATACCGACGCGGAGCGTTACAGGATAGCAATCGAAGCTTTCACCAAAGACCCGAACGTTGACGCCATAGTTATCATCGTCCTCTTCCAGGTGCCCCTCCTCGAGGAGGAGAAGATAATCGACATCCTCGCCGAGTACCAGAAGAAGAGCGACAAGCCGATAGTGGCTGTGGCAATGGGCGGAAGGAAGACCGACCGCTACGCGAGAATGCTCGAGGAGAGGGGAGTTCCGGTCTATCCAACCCCCGAGAGGGGTGTCAGGGCGATGGCAGGTTTGGTTCGTTATGCTCAATATCTGAAGAAGGGGGGAGGGTTATGA
- a CDS encoding acetate--CoA ligase family protein, producing MKGEALKVIESVLAQGRTAMVEYEAKQVLKAYGLPVPNEKLAKTLDEALKYAEEIGYPVAMKLMSPQILHKSDAKVVLLNIKTPEELKEKWKVIHENARKYRPDAEILGVLIAPMLRPGREIIIGVTEDPQFGHALMFGLGGIFVEVLKDVTFRIIPITERDARKMITEIKGYPILAGARGEKPADMEAIVDMLLRVSELVDELRDYIKEMDLNPVFVYSEGEGAVVVDARIILKVPGDKEP from the coding sequence ATGAAGGGGGAAGCCCTCAAAGTTATTGAGTCCGTCCTGGCCCAGGGCAGGACGGCCATGGTCGAGTACGAAGCAAAGCAGGTTTTAAAGGCTTACGGTCTGCCCGTTCCGAACGAGAAGCTTGCCAAGACTCTCGATGAAGCTTTAAAGTACGCCGAGGAGATCGGCTACCCAGTGGCCATGAAGCTCATGTCGCCGCAGATTCTCCACAAGAGCGACGCTAAAGTGGTTCTCCTCAACATAAAAACGCCCGAGGAACTCAAGGAGAAGTGGAAAGTCATCCACGAGAACGCACGCAAATACAGGCCGGACGCGGAAATCCTCGGCGTTCTCATAGCCCCGATGCTCAGGCCGGGCAGGGAGATAATCATCGGCGTCACCGAAGACCCGCAGTTCGGCCACGCGCTCATGTTCGGTCTCGGCGGCATCTTCGTCGAGGTTCTCAAGGACGTCACGTTCAGGATAATCCCGATAACCGAGCGCGACGCCAGGAAGATGATAACGGAGATAAAGGGCTACCCGATTTTAGCGGGAGCGCGCGGTGAAAAGCCAGCCGATATGGAGGCAATAGTTGATATGCTCCTCAGGGTAAGCGAGCTGGTCGACGAGCTGAGGGACTACATAAAGGAGATGGACCTCAACCCGGTCTTCGTCTACAGCGAGGGCGAAGGCGCCGTGGTCGTTGACGCGAGGATCATCCTCAAGGTTCCCGGGGACAAGGAGCCCTAA
- a CDS encoding preprotein translocase subunit Sec61beta, giving the protein MAKDKTTLPPTGAGLMRFFDEDTRAIKVSPKGVIALTLILVAFEIFLHLFGSSIFG; this is encoded by the coding sequence ATGGCAAAGGACAAAACGACTCTTCCGCCAACCGGAGCGGGCTTAATGAGGTTCTTTGATGAGGACACAAGGGCCATTAAGGTCAGTCCAAAGGGGGTTATTGCGCTCACGCTGATACTGGTTGCGTTTGAGATTTTTCTGCACCTCTTCGGTTCGAGCATTTTCGGTTGA
- a CDS encoding DUF835 domain-containing protein, producing the protein MEWIALVNFLSRWILFGAIAYKAYQTKNQGWVLLSAAFLINALDIEAYILDPLGIRIPDEAYDVASLVPSFLIGVSVVWGSLCLENGKIGFKHALLVSILLVTSYLWLFAVAANIFGDSFLLKNSFPSFVFGGSLLLLSYILWKYIIGERLWDRLLPIGISIVGLLNLTYPIGRQIGWYSNFAFSAAALGRVLAAVGAFVFVFYPVVKPEKTSVSNVPPLGAHLFPGEEELLSQYPHFFRNDMIVVTRTDPERAAEKFSEGSLVFWLTRAKEGPVREKPRVIAISPSKLGILQDLITRELENGYKIVYIDALEYLKSEVGFEPMMKFLLAVKDTVTTKDSVLTVVVTKNAFEERERKLLEREFFP; encoded by the coding sequence ATGGAATGGATCGCGCTCGTCAACTTTCTTTCGAGGTGGATTCTTTTTGGGGCCATAGCTTACAAGGCTTACCAAACAAAGAACCAGGGATGGGTATTGCTCTCGGCGGCTTTTTTAATTAATGCCCTTGACATCGAAGCATACATCCTGGACCCCCTCGGAATCAGGATACCGGATGAGGCCTACGATGTTGCATCGTTAGTGCCGAGTTTTTTGATAGGTGTCTCAGTTGTTTGGGGCTCCCTCTGCCTTGAGAATGGAAAAATCGGGTTTAAACACGCCCTCCTCGTGTCGATACTTCTCGTAACCTCGTATCTATGGCTGTTTGCTGTGGCGGCAAATATCTTCGGAGACAGTTTCTTACTTAAAAACAGTTTTCCGTCGTTTGTTTTTGGTGGAAGTTTGCTTCTCCTATCTTACATCCTCTGGAAGTACATAATAGGGGAGAGGCTTTGGGACAGACTGCTTCCCATAGGCATCTCAATAGTCGGTCTCCTCAACCTTACCTATCCCATTGGAAGGCAGATAGGCTGGTATTCAAACTTTGCTTTCTCCGCGGCGGCCCTGGGCAGAGTACTGGCCGCGGTTGGGGCGTTCGTCTTTGTATTCTACCCCGTGGTAAAGCCGGAGAAGACGTCAGTATCGAACGTGCCGCCGCTTGGAGCCCACCTGTTTCCCGGTGAAGAGGAGCTTCTGTCACAATACCCGCACTTCTTCAGGAACGACATGATAGTGGTAACAAGAACCGACCCTGAAAGAGCCGCTGAAAAATTCTCTGAGGGTTCCCTGGTATTCTGGCTTACGAGGGCAAAAGAAGGCCCCGTTCGAGAGAAGCCTCGCGTAATAGCCATAAGTCCGTCAAAGCTTGGGATACTCCAGGATCTGATAACCAGAGAACTGGAAAACGGGTATAAGATAGTTTATATAGACGCCCTCGAGTACCTGAAGTCAGAGGTTGGCTTCGAACCCATGATGAAGTTCCTCCTCGCGGTTAAGGATACAGTGACAACAAAAGATAGCGTTTTAACGGTGGTCGTAACCAAAAACGCCTTCGAAGAAAGGGAAAGAAAACTTCTTGAAAGGGAGTTTTTCCCCTGA
- the glmU gene encoding bifunctional sugar-1-phosphate nucleotidylyltransferase/acetyltransferase, whose protein sequence is MKGVILAAGKGERLQPLTDDRPKVTLKVANKPLIEYIMENLDPFVDDFVIIVRYKKEKLIEVIGDEFHGKPVTYVEQLPGNGTAKAIESAEKYVTGEEFIVANGDIYLEKDGVRELVSTFRKHNADAAILVKNFDDLSHFGKVDVNGPKVEKITEKPGKIPGYANLGLYVFTPEVFSFIKATPPSERGEYEITDTINLMINAGKNVVYAVYDGYWNDIGRPWNLLELNEYLLKTKLKHEIRGKVEEGAVIIPPVEIGEGTVVRSGSYIIGPVKIGRNSVIGPNCFIRPSTSIGDNCHIGNAVEVKNSIIMDNSNVPHLNYVGDSIIGENVNLGAGTITANLRHDRGSIKVEIKGKLEDSGRHKLGAIIGHNVKTGINVSIYPGRKIGSNSLIGPGVVVDENVPPGAMVLLKQEKILRKVV, encoded by the coding sequence ATGAAAGGCGTTATCCTAGCGGCAGGGAAAGGAGAAAGGCTCCAGCCCCTAACCGACGACAGACCCAAGGTAACTCTGAAAGTAGCTAACAAGCCCCTAATAGAGTACATAATGGAGAATCTTGACCCGTTCGTTGATGACTTTGTGATCATTGTAAGGTACAAAAAGGAGAAGCTGATTGAAGTCATCGGTGACGAGTTCCACGGGAAGCCAGTAACTTACGTCGAACAGCTTCCGGGGAATGGAACTGCCAAAGCCATAGAAAGCGCTGAGAAATACGTTACGGGCGAGGAGTTCATAGTGGCAAACGGGGACATATATCTTGAAAAAGACGGAGTCAGGGAACTCGTGTCCACTTTCAGAAAGCACAATGCTGATGCGGCCATTCTGGTAAAGAATTTCGACGACCTGAGTCACTTCGGGAAAGTTGACGTTAATGGACCCAAAGTCGAAAAAATAACCGAGAAGCCGGGGAAAATTCCGGGTTACGCGAACCTCGGCCTCTACGTATTCACCCCTGAAGTCTTCAGCTTCATCAAAGCCACACCGCCGAGCGAGAGGGGAGAGTACGAGATAACGGACACCATCAACCTCATGATAAATGCCGGAAAAAACGTCGTTTATGCGGTTTACGATGGTTACTGGAATGACATCGGCAGGCCATGGAACCTCCTCGAGCTCAACGAATACCTGCTCAAAACAAAGCTGAAGCATGAGATAAGAGGAAAAGTCGAGGAAGGCGCCGTAATAATACCCCCCGTTGAGATAGGGGAGGGAACCGTGGTAAGGAGCGGCTCGTACATAATAGGGCCGGTAAAAATAGGGAGAAACTCAGTGATAGGCCCGAACTGCTTTATAAGGCCCAGCACGAGCATAGGCGACAACTGCCATATTGGAAACGCTGTTGAGGTCAAGAACTCCATAATAATGGACAACTCCAATGTACCCCATCTGAACTATGTCGGTGATTCCATAATAGGTGAGAACGTAAACCTCGGCGCGGGAACTATAACAGCCAACCTTAGACACGACAGGGGCAGCATCAAAGTCGAAATCAAAGGAAAGCTCGAAGACAGCGGGCGGCATAAACTTGGCGCCATAATCGGCCACAACGTCAAAACTGGGATTAACGTCAGCATCTATCCTGGCAGAAAGATTGGGAGCAACTCCCTGATAGGGCCCGGCGTCGTAGTGGACGAGAACGTCCCTCCGGGGGCTATGGTGTTGCTGAAACAAGAGAAAATACTGAGGAAGGTGGTTTAG
- a CDS encoding bacitracin resistance protein BacA: MSYPQLVLKAILGTILAWLPTSPELALEKAYLFPIYLGATFAGVFYFQKEICLLPRDLITQNERSWSKVFLYSSLFTLIIGYPLGKTLGTLGVQTLIIVDVALGVVLLILGTLERVPLNLPGDIKDFFLSFLVGTAQGLSSPGPSRALTSLITASIIESDVRDAVGASLLASPAYFALRAVLLKESGLVGADGIILSSVSFFLSLIIIHSLLKLAAHGRKFLVGYALISLISILWR; this comes from the coding sequence TTGAGCTACCCCCAGCTGGTACTCAAAGCGATACTTGGAACGATTCTGGCATGGCTCCCGACTAGCCCCGAGCTCGCGCTTGAAAAGGCTTACCTTTTTCCCATATATTTGGGGGCGACCTTTGCGGGTGTCTTCTATTTCCAGAAGGAAATATGCCTGCTTCCAAGGGATTTAATAACCCAAAATGAGAGAAGCTGGTCCAAAGTCTTTCTGTACTCATCCCTTTTCACACTCATAATAGGCTACCCCCTCGGGAAAACCCTGGGAACCCTTGGCGTCCAAACCCTTATCATCGTGGACGTTGCCCTGGGTGTTGTACTTTTAATTCTGGGCACTCTTGAAAGGGTACCCCTTAATTTACCGGGGGACATCAAAGACTTTTTCCTGTCCTTTTTAGTAGGAACCGCCCAGGGGCTTTCATCGCCCGGCCCCTCGAGGGCCCTGACTTCCCTAATAACGGCTTCAATAATAGAAAGTGATGTAAGGGATGCCGTTGGGGCCAGTCTCTTAGCCTCCCCCGCGTACTTCGCCCTCAGGGCTGTGCTACTCAAAGAGTCCGGTCTTGTGGGGGCCGACGGAATAATCCTGTCCTCGGTATCGTTCTTTCTCTCTTTGATAATTATACATTCCCTCCTAAAGCTCGCAGCACACGGGAGAAAGTTCCTCGTGGGTTATGCTCTAATATCCCTAATCTCAATACTCTGGAGGTGA
- a CDS encoding NOG1 family protein, whose protein sequence is MRNPFEKMPTVLTADELIDKAFRRAEKAASAVTPQGGKVAKARQREELRIRTVSNVVRDNLKKILEGTPGVSTLPKFYQELVDTLVDRDQFHRSLARVDWAIKTIRNLEQRYVEKLRFERNPLEIAKLRRQFYGRVADILQSINDDLEYLNRARNVLTELPVVDLELPTVVIAGHPNVGKSTLLRVLTNAKPEVASYPFTTKGINVGEFEEHYLRYQVIDTPGLLDRPLSERNDVEKQAILALKHLGDVIVYIFDPSEHCGFPIEEQMHLFEEIHSEFGEFPFVVVLNKTDIAEEENIRQIEEFVRKKGLRPIRISALTGAGLDELKKTVTELVRPKAEELARKIMEKELEKFREGSNFV, encoded by the coding sequence ATGAGGAATCCTTTTGAGAAAATGCCAACGGTGCTTACCGCTGATGAGCTCATAGACAAAGCCTTCAGGCGGGCTGAGAAAGCCGCTTCCGCCGTTACACCTCAGGGCGGAAAAGTGGCAAAGGCGAGACAGAGGGAGGAGCTGAGGATAAGGACTGTTTCCAACGTCGTTAGGGACAACCTGAAGAAGATACTCGAGGGGACCCCCGGGGTTTCTACCCTGCCGAAGTTCTATCAGGAGCTCGTGGACACATTGGTTGACAGGGATCAGTTCCACCGTTCTCTGGCGAGGGTTGACTGGGCGATAAAGACAATCCGAAACCTCGAACAGAGGTACGTGGAAAAGCTTCGCTTTGAGAGGAACCCCCTGGAGATAGCAAAGTTGAGGAGGCAGTTTTATGGCAGGGTGGCGGATATACTGCAGAGCATCAACGACGACCTCGAATACCTGAACAGGGCCAGAAACGTGCTAACGGAACTCCCTGTGGTTGATCTTGAGCTGCCAACCGTAGTGATAGCGGGTCATCCCAACGTTGGGAAGAGCACTCTCTTGCGAGTCCTAACCAATGCAAAGCCTGAAGTGGCCAGCTATCCCTTTACCACCAAAGGCATCAACGTTGGCGAGTTTGAGGAGCACTACCTCAGATACCAGGTGATAGACACCCCGGGTCTCCTTGACAGGCCCCTCAGCGAGAGAAACGACGTGGAGAAGCAGGCGATATTGGCACTGAAGCACCTCGGGGATGTTATAGTCTACATCTTTGATCCAAGTGAGCACTGTGGCTTTCCGATAGAAGAGCAGATGCACCTGTTTGAGGAGATCCATTCGGAGTTTGGCGAGTTTCCCTTTGTGGTGGTTCTCAACAAGACGGACATAGCGGAGGAGGAAAATATTCGACAGATTGAAGAGTTCGTCAGGAAGAAAGGCCTCAGGCCCATCAGGATATCAGCTTTAACTGGGGCCGGCCTGGATGAGCTAAAGAAGACCGTGACTGAACTGGTCAGGCCAAAGGCTGAAGAGCTTGCCAGGAAGATAATGGAAAAGGAACTGGAAAAATTCCGGGAGGGAAGCAATTTTGTGTGA
- the snatA gene encoding neutral amino acid NAAT transporter SnatA produces the protein MIEYLKYFILIYGGLFAITNPIGAVPVFLSVTRDLGWKERREIATKTAITVVITLLVFALIGQWIFKFFGSSTDAFAIAGGILLFRMAMEMLSGNISTVKISREETEEFSGEAVTLEEVAIIPLAIPLLSGPSAITTVMLYTARSHQIFEKALIIASIIAVGLTAWLILYFSSKIQERLGRLGIKVMTRMMGLILASMAMQMIINGIRGAFGL, from the coding sequence ATGATCGAGTACCTGAAGTATTTCATTCTCATTTACGGAGGCCTTTTCGCGATAACGAACCCGATTGGAGCCGTCCCCGTTTTCCTGAGCGTCACCCGCGACCTCGGCTGGAAAGAGAGGCGCGAGATAGCGACGAAGACTGCCATAACCGTCGTGATAACGCTCCTCGTCTTCGCCCTCATCGGTCAGTGGATATTCAAATTCTTCGGCTCAAGCACCGACGCCTTTGCGATAGCTGGAGGTATACTTCTCTTCAGGATGGCAATGGAGATGCTCTCGGGAAACATCTCCACCGTGAAGATAAGCAGGGAGGAGACCGAGGAGTTCAGCGGAGAGGCCGTTACACTCGAGGAGGTCGCGATAATTCCACTCGCGATTCCCCTTCTCTCAGGCCCGAGCGCAATAACAACGGTTATGCTCTACACTGCCAGGAGCCACCAGATCTTCGAGAAGGCCCTCATTATAGCGAGCATCATAGCGGTAGGGCTGACGGCCTGGCTGATCCTTTACTTCTCGAGCAAGATACAGGAGAGGCTCGGTAGACTCGGCATCAAGGTGATGACGAGGATGATGGGTCTGATACTCGCCTCTATGGCCATGCAGATGATAATAAACGGGATAAGGGGAGCCTTCGGTCTCTGA
- a CDS encoding OsmC family protein, with product MSDQVRGKVEWFKDYQFVGRIEGESCSVILGEGGISPMKLLLLSVAGCTAYDVVMILQKMREPLKGLEIEISGERREEHPRIYSRIHIHYRIYGNVEEEKAKRAIELSQDKYCSASAHMKLSGTELTYSFEVVRED from the coding sequence ATGTCAGACCAGGTCAGGGGAAAGGTCGAGTGGTTCAAGGATTATCAGTTCGTTGGGCGCATCGAGGGTGAGAGCTGTTCAGTCATACTCGGGGAAGGCGGCATAAGCCCCATGAAGCTCCTGCTTTTGAGCGTCGCCGGCTGTACAGCCTACGACGTGGTAATGATACTTCAAAAGATGCGCGAACCCCTAAAGGGTCTGGAGATCGAGATAAGCGGCGAGAGGCGTGAGGAGCACCCGAGGATTTACAGCAGGATCCACATCCACTACAGAATATACGGCAACGTGGAGGAGGAGAAAGCCAAAAGGGCCATAGAGCTAAGCCAGGACAAGTACTGCTCCGCCAGCGCCCACATGAAGCTGAGCGGGACAGAGCTGACATATTCCTTTGAGGTGGTGAGGGAAGATTAG
- a CDS encoding SPL family radical SAM protein, which yields MYVRPFDPWKAKLCTCPFKYTLNVYTGCDHACVYCYITSYIPNAFRVRTKENLLPRLEKELRELDKSHIIALSYSSDPYPKIEEKLGITRRVLELFKRYNVRCLLLTKSDIFERDIDILSELKCAVGVTVTTVDEEKAKLLEPNAPAPRARIRALKKAKEAGIPVYARIDPIIPFYTWEDFDETLDALSFVSHVTVSTLKLRQDSKKRMFAKFPELMEKLWPLYEKGEQIGGYHYLPQPIRFEILQKAEEEIVKRGITFGSCREGYRSFPTCDGSHLVPG from the coding sequence ATGTACGTGAGACCATTTGATCCATGGAAAGCGAAACTCTGCACCTGCCCCTTTAAGTACACGCTGAACGTCTACACCGGCTGCGACCACGCCTGCGTCTACTGCTACATAACGAGCTACATCCCCAACGCCTTTCGGGTGAGAACCAAGGAGAACCTCCTGCCAAGGCTGGAGAAAGAGCTAAGGGAGTTGGATAAAAGCCACATCATAGCGCTCTCCTATTCCTCCGACCCGTATCCAAAAATTGAGGAAAAGCTGGGAATAACGAGAAGAGTGCTGGAGCTTTTCAAGAGATACAACGTCCGCTGCCTGCTCCTCACGAAGTCTGACATCTTTGAGCGGGACATTGATATCCTAAGCGAGCTGAAGTGCGCCGTCGGGGTAACAGTGACGACAGTTGATGAGGAGAAGGCGAAGCTCCTCGAACCGAACGCACCAGCCCCGAGGGCCAGAATCCGGGCGCTGAAGAAAGCAAAGGAAGCGGGAATTCCTGTTTACGCCCGCATTGACCCGATAATCCCGTTTTACACGTGGGAGGACTTCGATGAGACCCTCGATGCCCTTAGCTTCGTGAGCCACGTAACGGTTTCAACTCTCAAACTCCGACAGGATTCAAAGAAGAGGATGTTCGCCAAGTTTCCGGAGCTGATGGAGAAACTGTGGCCGCTCTACGAGAAGGGTGAGCAAATAGGCGGCTACCACTACCTTCCGCAACCGATAAGGTTTGAGATCCTGCAAAAAGCCGAGGAAGAGATCGTGAAGAGGGGTATCACCTTCGGTTCCTGCAGGGAGGGCTACCGCTCTTTCCCCACCTGCGACGGCTCACACCTCGTTCCCGGGTGA